TTGACTGCATCTCCCCTTTCTGGCATCCACGTCTTGTGCGGTTCTGTTCTGTCGTCCTCCCCTCTTCTGAGTTCGCTTTCTGCCGTATcttttcgccgtctctccgcgGTGTCTTTGGCAGAGTGGCGAAGCACAGGACGAGAGCAATATGCCGAAGCAGGCAAAGGACTGGGCGACGAATgtgaaagagacgagaacgaaaaagacgcgcgagatgaacaagaagaagaggaacaagacGGAGCAGGACCGGAGTCGACGTCCTCGAAGTCGACTGCCATAACGTCAGCGAGGTCtgagagggagggagaaacgaacaagCTTCTTGCGTTCTctgagagaggcagaacgcTGTTAGTCGCAGCCGCCgatgcagaagacgcagagcgagGACAGCTCAAAGCGGTTGAAACCGGATGACATTCCGACACcgtcgacggagacgaaaagcCTCTcgggaaggaggaagagaatcTGGAATtcggagacgacgaggacggagtggaaaacgagactgaagacgcagatgaggaaggtggagaagaggaagaagatggagagagagtcgggggagaggaagaagcgaaagaagacgaggaagaggacgctGAGGAAGAACTGAGAGAAGAATACGAAGAGGGCGCCTGCAGGGGAGACGAGggggaagcagcagaagatcGGAGAGAATCGCGCGGAAGCGCAGTTGAAGCAGAATgacggaggcgaggagaagataAAAAAGACttcagaggagaagacggtgaCGAGACAtcggaagaaaagggagaagagtcTTCACCCTTTTCTCTGAGAGCCTTATTCGGAGATGGAGGATCAAATTCGCAAACGACTCCCGATTCCAGGTCATCGAGCAAGTTGAAGAGCTCGCTGCCAGGCGGCTCTCGGGAGCAAcgcggcgagagacagagagactccGAAAAACCAGCGCAGccaagaggagacggcgaacaCAGTGAACCGCCGtggacggagaaagaagaggaacgcgtAGAAAAGGAGGTAgcagaaaatgaagaagagagggaagaagaggtagaagagaaggaagaggaagaagagagagaagaagaagaggaagaagagaaggaagaggacgtatgcgaagaagacgaagaagggggagaaaccgaagagcagcgagagagagcagagatgGAAAAAGACGATGGAAGATATGAGTTGTAGGCAGAGGTCGCGAGACGGCGAAATGCGGGAGGACAGGGAGGGGAGACCTCCTGTTCCGGCGAACGCGAAGCAGCTGTCGTTGTGCTGCTGTCGCTGAGttgggagacgagagagcagaccTTGGACAGCCTgtcagaaggaagaggagggagccTGACAGCgggaaggacagaagaaggaaaaagaactcGAGGTTCCGAACGACATTCTGATTTCAACAGtggagaggacgcagacaaTAACGGTGGGGGCGACGATAGggtagaagaagaagaagcagaagacgaagcttcagaatgaaaagcagaagaagacgaagcttcagaagaaaaagcagaagacgaagcttcagaaggaaaagcagaagacgacgaagcttcagaaggaaaagcagaagacgaagcttcagaagaaagagctacCGGTGAGGAAGACAATCGAGGGGAAGATAAGGAAGATGAAAAAGATGAATCAGGAggcgcgacagaagaagacaaagaagtcgaagatggcgacaagaaaggagacgctgtATGTTGTCGAGAACTGGGGACGCTCCGAGTTTTCCCGGTGATGCAAGAGTGTATTTGCTTGTTCCGATGAgggtgtgtctcttctgagGATGAGGACGCGCTCTGAGGAGGAAGGCCGGAGGACCATAtggcttcttcgcttctctcctgcgcGGCGACTGCGGCGAACTGGCGACTCGAATGAAAGCCTGCAGCTTCGAATGGACGCAAGCTTCCTGGAAGAAgctgtgtttcttcgtcttcgtcatcTTCACTTTCGTCTTCAACCTCTTGGTGCACCCAGCAAACTTGCAGGCCGTCCATTGCTTCAGGCTCTCCGCGGagccgagaaaagagagaaaaggcgaggaatagcgaggaagagagagaacggaccTGGAGCAGACAGAGGGGGGTCGGAAGGCCGGAGGtaagacgaggaagaaggaatgACGAAGGACGCTTGGAAAACtccaaagaagaagatgaaagggaaaggaacggaggacgaaggcgaagacgatggaggcaagacagaagaaaatgacACAAAAACAAGCcgctggagaagaaccgTTTGAAGGGAACGGATGGCCGCGAGCGTCTCACGCGACTTTGGGTGCTAGGGAGTGAAgcaaggcgaggagaaggaggttTTTACCATCGGCTTTCTCCAGAGGTCCCTGTTGACCGCTTCggcagcgtctctctgcaaCCGAAAGCCACAAAAAGGAAGACGCGCCCGGCGAACGAGGTCTTCTGCGGAGAGTGAGAGTCCGGATGGACCCAGCCGAGGCGCTCGAGTTCTCGTCTGTTGctcagaaaaagaggaaagctTCGATCccaaaaacagaagaaaaatgacaagacaaagaagcaACGCTGTCGCCGAGCACGCGCCGGCCAGCGTCGAGAGGGGGGTGGGCATGTCGCTTTTTTGCGAagcgaacgcatgcacaaaaaggaaaacacTCGGGGCTCGATGGAGAAAATCGAAGCTTTTCGccagttctcttcttccttttcttcttcttcaacgATCGCCGTgatttcctttctctctcgcgtctgccaTTTTTTCTGatttctcgctcttttccGCCGTTCTCCCtgacttttctctctccgcgttgTTGCCCGACACAGACGTTCTCAACCGCGCCTACGGTGtgaaaacagaagacaccTCGATGTTTCCTGTCCGAAAAAACCGTTGGTTTTCTTTCACCCTCTTCGTTCTGCCTTCCCGTCTTCATAGGGAACCGTCGCCGAGTCTGTCGTCCTAGAATGCGCCGTGTTTTTTTCTCAAGGGAGTTCGGCGAAACCGCATGCATTCGGCGGTGGACCCGGGTGGCTGGTCGTCGCACTCAAGTCCGAGGGGAAATTCAAGTTTGAACGTTTTCCTCGCCGGACGCtgcctctttccttcgctctttgaccttttctcgtcttcttcatgcGCGGAccttctgcgtttcgtctgcttccgctCCTCTTGCTGTTGACGCGTCCCGCCTCTTCCGTCGCCGCTGCCCTCCTCGTTCGAAAGACAGGAACGAACGCCTTCCCCTCTTTGTCGTTGTCGCCGCCAGCTCCCGCCCCCGACGTCTGCACTCGCGAGTCGAGGTCTTCGCCGCGATCGAATGTCgcgccttcctttctccccagtcttcctcttcgtgtgCCTGGACGGAGAAGCATCGCTATTCGAGGCGAACGAGGGGGCGACGAGCGACGCAGCCTGAGAAGATTCGCAGCGAAGTCCAccttttctccactcttttctgcctctagtccgtcttcgtcgttctcctcttctttgcgATCCTTTCTCACCGAGTTACCTCTCCTCGGAGACCGGTCCTCatcctcctcgtcgctgccTGCAAAATCTagcctctctgcagctcctccTTCCGAAGCAGTTCAGGGTGCGGCATCggaaggagaggacaggACATCGACAGCGGAGGAACTGGCTccgacagacgaagaaggaagtctCCAACGAGCGAAGGCGTCGACGACAACGACAGAGGATCGAccggagcgagaggaagaagccgacactcaggacgaggaaggcacACTGACGGAGCAAGCCGACAAcggaaaaagacaaggaaggacAGGAGTACAGGagtggaaggagaaagaacgaggcGGGGAGGAGACCGTAGAACTCCGGTCTGAACAgggcggagacgaagagactcCGACGGAACGTTTGAGGATTCCTGAGGCGCGGACCCCCACAAGAGTACGGAACggccgacggagacaagacGACTCAATCTCACCGACGAGGGAAGGCTTGAACGTCTTTGAAGCTGCGGCAATGGATCCtggaaaggaagcagacgaagtggagaagaagaaggaggaggaagcaacaGCTCGAGCACTGGCGAACTTCGATCCAGAGAAAATTGGAGAAGACTTGACTCTCACCTTTCTTCGGGTGCCAGAGCGACAAGTCAACGACGCTCTGAAGAGAGTGAAAAAGTAGGTGGACGTGGCGACAAGGAAGGCGCTGCGAAAGCGAGGCAAACGGAAGGAGTTGGAGACAAGTACCTTTGTCTCGTTTCCATGGAACACCCTTGGAAGTCTCCAACTTGCAAATCGTTCCCCCTCCTCGCTACGGTGTGACCTGCGGATTCCGCCGCCTTTTCTGGCATGATCAATGCGAGGACGCAACAGGGCTGAGCAGCGACTCGCCTTGTAAAAAGCGAGAAATCAGTTGTTTCACAAAGGATCCTTTTTTTACGCGAATCTGtgctgttccttcttccccaaAAGCCTTTTACCGCGTTTGCCTGtgtcgtcctctctctggctgtCCTAGAGCGTCTGATGTCCCCAGGtcccctttccttttcctccctcgcAGTTCTCACATTTCTCGCatttctctccctgttcgcgccttcgcctgcgtTCGCAGATTTCTTTTTCATCGCCGCAACTTCAAGTCGGTTCGTGATGAAGACACCTCGACGGCCTCTGCCTTCGACAACGCTATGCTCGCAGATGCTGTGGCGCTGAGCGAGACAGCTGCGCAGGCCGAACAGACGTCTCctcgcgaggaaggcgagaaggcgcatgCGACTGGCGAAGCGGTGCAAAGCGGGGGAGACGCTCCGGCAGCcgacacagaggaagcgcggaaggaggcgaagactcAGGTTGCAAAATGGAAgcgcattcttctctctgaggaAGTCCAAGAAGGTGAGAGGACTGGCCGAGACGcagggaaagagacggaagacagcgaaaggcCGAAATCGGCAGGAATGCCGAACGGAGCACCTTCGCTGCGGTTTTCGCGACctgcttcgttctttctgctcGAGCAAGGTGCCGACGCCTTGCGGGGCGAAAGGATGCACTCTCTCTGCAATGGCGATTCGTGTgagctttctgtctctttccctgtctctctctctgcgctgtctctctctctctctgcgctctctctctctgcgttgtctctctgtctctctgtctctgcgttgtctctctgtctctctctctctgcgttgtctcccTCTATGGGTGAGTCGCGGCGCATTGCTTTCTGCcttttgcgtctctgtcttttttcagaCCTTCGGCAACTGCCGAGCAGCGTGCGCGAGTGGCTGTCGACACAAAACTTTACGGTTGGACGCGAGACAGTGCATCTCTCCTACAAGCATTTGACCGCAGGTGCGGCGGCCGTCCGGTCTTGTGGGCCTTCCGTGTGTCTTCTCAAACCGTTCTCTCCCGTCGCCGTTCAtgtcgtcttctgtttctctgggGTGATTCGACGGCCAggcgctctcttctcttcatctctctccgTAGTAGTCAGTCCCCCTCTCGTTTGACTCGCGTTACTTGCTTCGCGCCATCCGCCAGTCCGTCCAGGCCTCCAGAGCAGATGTTGATGCAGTGCACTGTCCCCAGCGTCCAGAGCGTCCACGCAGACTCGTGACTCACTCACCTGGCAACGTAGACAGAACTCTTAGAGCTCGCGAAAGACCTCATCGAGTGCCATGCTTCTTCCGGCGATCCCTCTCTGCGCCGACGACAGAAAAGCGACTGTCGCGACGCGGCAGCCCCCAACGAAAAGCGAAGGTTGTCTTGTGCGCGGCAAGACGCGCTGGCAGCTGGAATTTTCTGCCGCCGCTGTCAAAGCACAAAGTCACTTTTGCCGCACTGACTTCTTAAGCCGTCCTCGAGCAGAAATGAAGCCGGGACCttcgaagagacagacagacgcgtCCCCGAAAGCGGTTTCCGttcgcggcttctctgtctgtgtctgccgCCTGTCCTCTTGGCAGTGGATCTCAACTgtgcctttcctcttcctgcctgtgctctctctttttctctccacaccTGCGTTTGGTCTTTGTTCTCagcctcttctgcctctcctttcttttcgcgtcttctgccctttctgccgttcttctctcccttcttctctcgttcgttcgccttcgtttccttcgtctgcatCTCCTGCGTTGGcgccttttttttcagaggaAGCCATGAAAAAGCTCGTCCCTGCGGATCTGGACATGCCTCGACGCTACGAGACGGTCGGGCACATTGCACACTTGAATCTTCGTGAGCACCTTCTTCCCTACAGATTTCTCAttgctcgtcttctcctcgatgtaagactttctcttcttctccccaagtcctcttcttcgacgtcgCCCTCGTCTTTCTATGCGtgcgtttttccttgttctACCGTTTTTGCTCGTTCGCCGCGCTGCACCGGTGCCGTCTGCTTCCACGTCCAGCTCGACAAGGAAGCGTTCGGTgttctttcgcgtctccaccctttctctctttacttccctctcttccgtgCGTCGCGATCCCCTCCATCGGCATCggcgtcgtctgtctccgaaaCTCCGCCGTATTTTTCCAcctccgtttctgctttttctccttctcttcttgagTGTCGTCTCCGGGGGCGCTCCTGTCGAGTCCTTCATGGCGGCCTTGCAAGAccatctctctttcttctctctgctcacGTTGTTTCCGAgtcgtctcgcttcttttcccctGTTTCTTTTGTCTTCCGAGGATGATCTTGAGACCCaactctttctgttttcctgcTCTGTTTCGCGCGAATGTCGAGCTCcctttttcgcgtctcctttctgcgcgtcggcctctttcttcagaagcAGCTGGGACTCGCGACGGTGGTAAACAAGACTGGAATTGCGTCTCAGTGGCGAGAGCTGCAGTTCGAGCATCTAGGCGGAGAACCGCGGTTTGTCGCTCGGCTGGTGGGTCCAAGATAATCGAAGAGCTTTTTTCGAATCACATCCTCCTCAGGGCGAGTCCTCAGCCTTCACGAACCGGAAACGGGGAGAAAATGGGGAGACAActggagaaaacaaggagCGTCAGGCGACTCCCAGAAATAAAGCCGAAGACGGCTTTTGATAAGGTCGCCGACGCTTCCTTAAAAAAACCAGCGCTTGGTGTCGCActacgcgtttctctcgcctttttgtgggagagagaaaacaggagcGCTCCACGCATGCTTCACCGACAAGTGATCCTCGGCCAGGTTTCTCAGCAGTCTCTTGTTCCTGGATTTCCTTCATTTccaaggaaggaaaaagttACCGTACCTGGCGAGCATACACTTCAAATCGGAGAGCTCCTAAACGAATTTAATTGAGGGATCTAACGGGAAAGGCTCTGATTTCGTTGTcgctcgtttctttttctttcgtttgcttcgtctccaccCCAGCATTTCGACCATTGATTTCGTTCCGCGCTCGCacctccttgtctctcttctttcctctctcgcgatTTACctgcagaaggagaacgacATGCACTTTGAAATTGACTACGAACGGGTCTACTGGAACTCCAGGTAGAGCTACGCATGCGCCAGGAAGAAACCGATAGCCAACAGCCTTCCTGGTTTTCAAGAGACGGGAGACTGCCTTCGAAAGGGGAGTTCAGAAACATGATCACCTTAAAATGCGTGGTGTCTGAAGCTTTGAACACACCCCTTTAAAACAGTGTATCATCACATGATTGTGAAGCCTTTTCTCTTGATTAGACGGAATTGGGTTTCATCCTGGACTTTGGTCGAGAAAGCGAATGCGTCTTGGGGACGTTCGAGAAGCGTCCTCTGAAAGCTTTCCTTTTGCGAAGCTTGGATCTGCGACCCAGCGACAGAGCAGGACAAGGGAGGAAATACGTTAAAATTaacggcgaaggagaagattTGAGTCCGCAACAATGAAGAgcgaaggtgaagaaaaaacagagtgAAATAGTGTGTCTGAAATGACGCTGCAAATGCAATCGACCTCTAAATCGATTTTCTAGCAAATGCATGGACGCTGAAAGTGACGTGCAGGCAAAGAGTGAGCACTTTGTATATCGGAGACTCGAGTCGTTCCCTCTGTGGCAGAACAGTAAAAGAAGCTCTCGCATACAGGACTGCGCAAATTCTGTCGAAGAGCAGGAGATGGCAATTCGAGTCGGCATGATTCTTGCTTTTTCGTCAAGTACACGGGGCACTGGGTGTGAGCACCCTAACCGTTCAGTTTCGATGTCGATGGAAAGTGGAAAGAAACCTTCCAGAGAGACTGCGGGAAGTCGCCTTTTCGAACGAGGATGCCACCCGAAGAAGAGCCCGTGGTGAACGTCTTTCTTGTCGGTgacgtttctttttccttttcttcctgtctctgcctggCGTTCGTCTCCACTTTGCAGGCTGGCAGCGGAGCGCGAAAAAATCACAGCGGAAGTTCCTCGGTCGTCGATTGTCTGTGAGTTTTATCCCCCGTCTGCCAGGAAACGTTTGCGACGAATCTGCGGCTTGGTTCTTGGTTTCGACTCTCCACGCGCGTCTGCTCCGATATCTGCAGACCTAGATACCTTTGCATGTCTTCTCCAAATACACTCGTTCTGTCGCAGCTGGTCTGTGCTTTGTAAACGAACCAGCAAGATGACGCactgtcgcttccttctctccccgctgAACGAAGAACGCTAGACACTGCCGCCTCATCTattcttctccgtttcgcgCATGCTCGAGAGCCCAAAGTGCTCTTTCAAAAgcgctctgttttctccgctcttccCTTTGCGTCCTCTGCGCTCCAAATTGAACgttcctgtcttcctcgcggtTCGCAGCCGACGCTGTCggccgttttttcttctgtcgctcttttGCCCGATCgcctcgcggcttctgcgcTTGATCTAATTCCTTTTCAGTGGACTGCTTCGCTGGAGTCGGAGCcttttccctcttcctcgcgcagagacgcagctGTCTCGTGCTTGCGAACGACTTCAATCCCAATGCAGTGCTCTGcatgaagaagaacagaTCTCTCAACAAGGTGCGTCTCCAGAGACCTGTGCAAGCCGCGCGGTGGATGCAGCTTCGAATGTTTCAGTTCGGCTTCTTTGCAAGCAGCCAAGGGTCATCGACGTTCCTATCGTCGCTCCTCGTCGGGCGGTGGCTTCCAATTTCCAGGCCTGTCCCTTCGGAAAACGAGGACAGTTGGGCCTCTTGCTCTGGGCATGCTTTCGTTGATTCAGACATGGCTTTCGTCTCCATACACGCAGAAGGATACTGGGTCGTCCTGGGAGGTTTTTTTTCtagcgtcttcttcgttttcgcaCAGCGGCTGATCCCTCGAGGTGCCACGGTGTCAGGCGTTAAGTTTGTTTTCCTGGTTgaggtggacaagctttgttgatttgtaaCATCAtcgaccatgattcctgatgattcgattcaggatgaaggcgttgttgtttcaaatacCTCAAGCGTATCATGAGGAACCAGTGTTGctgctgttaaggctcaccgggcgaccaaaaaacgtcgcgttttgatgtagaaccttgagtgaggcaggcttacacttctgtttatgccataaaacacgaaagaggccggagaatagacggttgattgagtgtttgtttggtgttttcgaggtggtgtgtctcaggaacatattaacctggttgatcctgccagtagtcatatgcttgtcttaaagattaagccatgcatgtctaagtataagcttttatacggctaaactgcgaatggctcattaaaacagttatagtttgtttgatggtctttactacatggataaccgtggtaattctatggctaatatacatgcgcacatgaCTCTTTGTTGTTCTGGTCACggttcctctcgtcttctcccttcgttTCACCGTCACCTCCGCGTCGCCAACGCCTCTGCACTCATCCCTCTCTTGACTGTTTCACCGCTCgagttcgttttttttcgtatCCTTTCGCATCGTTCCggctttttcgccttctccgtcttctcatTTCCTggctcgtcctcttcttctttgtcttctctgttccttctcagTTGTCACCTCATTTTCTCTCATCGCCATTTTCCTGCTTGTTCCTCCcttgtgtcttctttttccggtgtacctttctccctgtgtttccttttttctcgccttctcacttttccccgtgtctcttcctgtctttcttctcctttctcaggTTTCCAGTGAGTGTCTGCGCCTGTTCAACTTGGACGCGCGCGCCTTCGTCCGCAGAGTCGCAGGCTCCCCCGAGAAGCTCGCAAGACTGGTGTGGCTGCGCAGAGACCTAGTtaaaaactgcatgcaggcgtcTGCTGGAGCTCTGAcgcgaagcgaggagaagcagaaacgcggagaaaaagagacgaacggCGAGGGAGCCAGctcagcgaagaagcgaagaacaaCTCCCGAAGCGGAGGCGAACTGCCGGGCGACAAAGGGCGCCGAAGCGGCCGGGGAGGTCGAAGGCGACTCTGCTCacgcggagaaaagggaggaaagcCTCGTCAACGAAAAGACGCAAATCGAATGCCATTATCTCATGAACCTTCCCGAACTGGCCATCGACTTCCTAGGTACGTGCGAGAGCTCGTCCAAACCTACTCGAAACAAAAAAGGCGCAAAGCCTGTGCCACACAGCGACCCCAGCGAAGGCGAGCTTGAAGATTGAAACCAAAACATCATCTGTCTGCAGAAAGCCGCAAATGGTGTCTTGTGCTGTTTTCACCTCTTTATGGTTTAGGTTTTAGCGCATAACGATCCGAGCGTTCATTGTTATCTTCAGTTCTGCGCGGGAATTCGACTCCCCACTTTGTGATGCAtatgtgcatacatacaaacatataaatacaaatatataaatatgaatatataaatacaaatatataaatacaaatataaatatataaatatatatatatatatatatgtaggtataGGTGTGCCTCGAGGCACCCGACGTCTTCTCATGGGTTTTCTTTTATAGGCGCAGATATGCAGCACACAACGTCTAGCTACAGAATAGTGAATTTTCTTTATAGATTGATATAGACTGACACAGATAGATGCACGCGTTCGACATATTTATAGAGAGGTGCAGGTGTCTGTGTATGTTTCGTGAAACAAGCCgaatgcatgtgcatgcctGGCTTGTATTGGCCTGTAGTCTCGCTTTAAGCGCGTCCCGTTTGTCcttgttttttcgctctttttcagATGTTTTTGCAGGTCTCTTGACGGGGAgcggctcttcttcagaagggaagagagagaaaggtggagagagtGAGGCAGGTGAAGGCGAACAAGGAGAGCCTTTCATGTGCAGTGATGCCTCGGCGcccacagaagaagaaataaGGCAGATTGAAGGTCTTCGTCACCGCATTCACTGCTatgccttctctcgctcctccccTCCTGAAATCGAACTGAGGGTAAAAACCAAAATCTCAACATGTGTAtttatgtgcatgcatgtgcatagaTGTATGCGTGTATACGTAAGTTTATGTACATTGATATAAATATaattatttatatatatatatatatatatatatatatgcgtatgcatTCATCATCTGTATGTGGTTGTATACAAAACGACaaaatgtatgtatatgtgtaaaCGAAAGTATTTCA
This window of the Toxoplasma gondii ME49 chromosome VI, whole genome shotgun sequence genome carries:
- a CDS encoding Met-10+ like-protein (encoded by transcript TGME49_243280~Signal peptide predicted by SignalP 2.0 HMM (probability 0.918) with cleavage site probability 0.463 at residue 25); translated protein: MRGPSAFRLLPLLLLLTRPASSVAAALLVRKTGTNAFPSLSLSPPAPAPDVCTRESRSSPRSNVAPSFLPSLPLRVPGRRSIAIRGERGGDERRSLRRFAAKSTFSPLFSASSPSSSFSSSLRSFLTELPLLGDRSSSSSSLPAKSSLSAAPPSEAVQGAASEGEDRTSTAEELAPTDEEGSLQRAKASTTTTEDRPEREEEADTQDEEGTLTEQADNGKRQGRTGVQEWKEKERGGEETVELRSEQGGDEETPTERLRIPEARTPTRVRNGRRRQDDSISPTREGLNVFEAAAMDPGKEADEVEKKKEEEATARALANFDPEKIGEDLTLTFLRVPERQVNDALKRVKKFLFHRRNFKSVRDEDTSTASAFDNAMLADAVALSETAAQAEQTSPREEGEKAHATGEAVQSGGDAPAADTEEARKEAKTQVAKWKRILLSEEVQEDLRQLPSSVREWLSTQNFTVGRETVHLSYKHLTAEEAMKKLVPADLDMPRRYETVGHIAHLNLREHLLPYRFLIARLLLDKQLGLATVVNKTGIASQWRELQFEHLGGEPRFVARLKENDMHFEIDYERVYWNSRLAAEREKITAEVPRSSIVLDCFAGVGAFSLFLAQRRSCLVLANDFNPNAVLCMKKNRSLNKVSSECLRLFNLDARAFVRRVAGSPEKLARLVWLRRDLVKNCMQASAGALTRSEEKQKRGEKETNGEGASSAKKRRTTPEAEANCRATKGAEAAGEVEGDSAHAEKREESLVNEKTQIECHYLMNLPELAIDFLDVFAGLLTGSGSSSEGKREKGGESEAGEGEQGEPFMCSDASAPTEEEIRQIEGLRHRIHCYAFSRSSPPEIELRPRVEKSLGFWPEDVAVREVRDVAPNKRMFCLSFDIPFSFLSTSPPS